From the Selenomonas timonae genome, one window contains:
- a CDS encoding ZIP family metal transporter: MLDIFQGLMIPFIGTALGAGCVFFLKGALNRNVQRGLTGFAAGVMVAASIWSLLIPAMEGSAEMGQLAFVPAVVGFWAGTLFLLALDHIIPHLHMNAKKAEGPHSRLSRTTMLCLAVTLHNIPEGMAVGAIYAGWMSGSEGITLGAALALSLGIAIQNFPEGAIISMPLRAAGMGKWRAFGGGVLSGAVEPIGGALTILATALVVPILPYALAFAAGAMLYVVVEELIPEMSEGEHSDVGVISFAAGFSLMMMLDVALG; this comes from the coding sequence ATGTTGGATATTTTTCAAGGATTGATGATACCGTTCATCGGCACGGCGCTCGGTGCGGGCTGCGTATTCTTTCTCAAGGGGGCGCTGAACCGCAACGTGCAGCGCGGGCTGACGGGCTTTGCAGCGGGCGTGATGGTTGCGGCGTCGATCTGGAGTCTGCTGATCCCCGCGATGGAAGGCTCTGCGGAGATGGGGCAGCTTGCGTTTGTACCTGCCGTTGTGGGCTTCTGGGCAGGAACCCTCTTCCTGCTTGCGCTCGACCACATCATCCCGCATCTGCACATGAACGCAAAGAAAGCAGAGGGACCGCACAGCCGCCTCTCGCGGACGACGATGCTCTGTCTTGCAGTGACGCTCCACAATATCCCAGAGGGGATGGCGGTCGGCGCGATCTATGCGGGGTGGATGAGCGGCAGCGAGGGGATTACGCTCGGCGCAGCGCTCGCGCTCTCGCTCGGCATTGCAATTCAGAACTTTCCCGAGGGCGCGATCATATCCATGCCGCTGCGTGCGGCGGGGATGGGGAAGTGGCGTGCGTTCGGCGGCGGCGTCCTATCTGGCGCAGTAGAGCCGATCGGCGGTGCTCTCACTATTCTCGCGACGGCTCTCGTCGTGCCGATTCTGCCATATGCACTCGCATTTGCAGCGGGTGCGATGCTTTACGTCGTCGTCGAGGAGTTGATTCCGGAGATGAGTGAGGGGGAGCATTCGGATGTGGGCGTCATCTCGTTCGCAGCGGGCTTCTCGCTCATGATGATGCTCGATGTCGCACTCGGATAA
- a CDS encoding response regulator, giving the protein MAIRILLADDHALLRQGIKRVLNFEDDLEVVGEAEDGQEALARTLMLKPDILLLDINMPGLTGLDVTKQLKQARSRTKIIALTIHDSDNYVLELLKNGALGYLLKDVEPNVLIKAIHMVNEGNPFVYPKLAERLFGSTAVYGDVSRMAKEIWDESRGERLTPREMDVLGCIAKGLSNQDIGKALGLSEKTVKNHLTSIFHKLKVNDRTQALVYVLKNKIVTLE; this is encoded by the coding sequence GTGGCAATCAGGATATTACTTGCGGATGATCACGCACTTTTGCGGCAGGGAATCAAGCGTGTGTTGAACTTCGAGGATGATCTCGAGGTCGTCGGCGAAGCGGAGGACGGACAGGAAGCCCTCGCGCGCACGCTCATGCTGAAGCCTGACATCCTCCTGCTCGACATCAATATGCCGGGGCTGACGGGACTCGATGTCACGAAGCAGCTCAAGCAGGCGCGCTCGCGCACGAAGATCATTGCGCTCACAATTCATGACAGCGACAACTATGTGCTCGAGCTCCTGAAGAACGGCGCGCTCGGCTACCTGCTGAAGGATGTTGAGCCGAACGTCCTCATCAAGGCAATCCACATGGTCAACGAGGGCAATCCATTCGTCTATCCGAAGCTCGCGGAGCGCCTCTTTGGCAGCACCGCGGTCTACGGCGATGTCAGCCGGATGGCAAAGGAGATCTGGGATGAGAGCCGCGGCGAACGCCTCACACCGCGCGAGATGGATGTGCTCGGCTGTATCGCAAAGGGACTCTCGAATCAGGATATCGGCAAGGCTCTTGGCCTCAGCGAAAAGACCGTCAAGAACCATTTGACGAGCATCTTTCACAAGCTCAAGGTCAATGACCGTACACAGGCACTCGTCTACGTGCTCAAGAATAAGATCGTCACGTTGGAATAA
- a CDS encoding M48 family metallopeptidase — translation MRKTAAAMLSVLVIAAAVLLPPARAEAIDAWGIAAQALGVLGAYHSALGAVLALGNDVHAQVQSKRQDVAENGRARNARDIELVDSIMERLVKDGDYVLRVNSLPFTWAVTDSPVFNAACYPTDYVSINRGLIRGLNGNVDELAAVLGHEMTHGIRQHSAHNYAKAAAQFYGLSFLNMNFGLMDWNKLNALVGYSIAKNVTLPTEYEADEGGFRIMTSAGFNPGGGAAAMARMGYYLTYVTQELQEYQDPTQKDLPQDDFSDHPATERREAKLAEFMTDYSAGHVTVIDRKTICIDGTPLLTVTWTNEDYDNSPENAYLTAGALARAFHDYDRAEDWNLALTRDGGATLGGDSRVNELLVHFLAKERAGAQLISLVHEAYAREAETGAREKLRAEEKARADARAAERSEVENADAKAIKKMRENSDAYSDYGDSQRALALMKRVFTSEHDDSRAQSFVIRARAYAVQGDAAQARADADRGVTDDPKDVYTWLNRSDVRRMLGDRTGALSDALKAIEVDAKNPYGYLIAAELYDEMGEKAQAQEYFKKLYAVEKDALGRIPDEYLEAVDKRAYEKRMMEKKKAREAHEKELREQLDKKSRPTDGSTD, via the coding sequence ATGCGGAAAACAGCGGCAGCAATGCTTTCGGTTCTCGTGATTGCGGCAGCGGTACTCCTTCCTCCTGCGCGCGCAGAGGCGATTGATGCGTGGGGGATTGCGGCGCAGGCACTCGGTGTGCTCGGTGCATACCACTCGGCACTCGGTGCGGTACTTGCGCTCGGCAACGATGTCCACGCGCAGGTGCAGAGTAAGCGGCAGGATGTTGCGGAAAACGGGCGCGCGCGGAATGCACGCGACATCGAACTTGTGGACAGCATCATGGAACGCCTCGTGAAGGATGGCGACTATGTGCTGCGTGTGAACTCACTGCCATTTACATGGGCGGTGACGGACAGCCCTGTCTTTAACGCCGCTTGCTATCCGACGGACTACGTGAGCATCAACCGCGGGCTGATCCGTGGGCTGAACGGCAATGTGGATGAGCTTGCCGCCGTGCTCGGGCACGAGATGACGCACGGCATCCGTCAGCACAGCGCGCACAACTATGCCAAGGCGGCAGCGCAGTTCTACGGGCTCAGCTTCCTCAACATGAATTTTGGCCTGATGGACTGGAACAAGCTTAACGCGCTCGTGGGATACTCCATTGCGAAAAATGTTACGCTCCCCACGGAATACGAGGCGGATGAGGGCGGCTTCCGCATTATGACGAGTGCGGGCTTCAACCCCGGCGGCGGGGCGGCGGCAATGGCGCGTATGGGCTACTACCTGACCTATGTGACGCAGGAACTCCAGGAGTACCAAGATCCAACACAGAAGGATCTGCCGCAGGATGATTTCTCCGATCACCCTGCGACGGAACGGCGTGAGGCAAAGCTGGCGGAGTTCATGACAGACTACAGCGCGGGTCATGTAACGGTTATTGATCGAAAAACAATTTGTATTGACGGTACGCCGCTCCTGACTGTTACGTGGACGAATGAGGACTATGACAACAGTCCCGAGAATGCCTATCTCACGGCGGGTGCACTTGCGCGTGCCTTCCATGACTATGACCGTGCGGAGGATTGGAACCTCGCACTGACGCGGGATGGTGGGGCAACTCTCGGCGGCGATTCGCGTGTGAATGAACTGCTTGTGCATTTTCTCGCAAAGGAGCGAGCGGGGGCGCAGCTTATTTCGCTTGTTCATGAGGCATATGCACGTGAGGCGGAGACGGGTGCACGTGAGAAGCTGCGCGCAGAGGAGAAGGCACGTGCGGACGCACGAGCGGCAGAGCGCAGTGAGGTCGAGAATGCTGATGCAAAGGCGATCAAGAAGATGCGTGAGAACAGTGATGCATACAGCGACTACGGCGACAGTCAGCGGGCGCTCGCGCTGATGAAGCGCGTCTTTACCTCAGAGCACGATGACAGCCGTGCGCAGAGCTTCGTCATCCGCGCACGTGCGTATGCCGTGCAGGGCGATGCGGCGCAGGCACGCGCGGATGCCGATCGCGGCGTTACGGATGACCCGAAGGATGTCTACACGTGGCTGAACCGCTCGGATGTGCGCCGCATGCTCGGCGACCGCACGGGTGCGCTCTCGGATGCATTGAAGGCGATTGAGGTGGATGCGAAGAATCCGTACGGCTATCTGATTGCCGCCGAGCTCTATGATGAGATGGGGGAGAAGGCACAGGCGCAGGAGTATTTCAAGAAGCTCTATGCAGTCGAAAAGGATGCCTTGGGGCGCATTCCGGACGAGTATCTCGAGGCGGTGGACAAGCGTGCCTACGAGAAGCGGATGATGGAGAAGAAGAAAGCGCGTGAGGCGCATGAGAAGGAGCTGCGGGAGCAGCTCGACAAAAAAAGCCGTCCGACGGACGGCAGTACAGATTGA
- a CDS encoding nitroreductase family protein, translating to MEFNELIQDRFSCRALSDSEIPHESLDRIFEAARVAPTAVNKQPFKIWAVESPEARAKLAETTNYTFGAGVFLVVGGKHEDAWVRQYDERNFADVDASIVATYIMLAIHNEGLRSTWVGHFDAPKLKEAFPQMADYDLIAIFPIGYATEKGVPSPRHTQRKAAVELVEIL from the coding sequence ATGGAATTCAATGAACTCATTCAGGATCGCTTCTCCTGCCGCGCCCTCTCGGACAGCGAGATCCCTCACGAATCACTCGACCGCATCTTCGAGGCGGCACGCGTCGCCCCCACGGCGGTCAACAAGCAGCCGTTCAAAATCTGGGCAGTCGAAAGCCCCGAGGCACGGGCAAAGCTCGCGGAGACGACAAACTACACCTTCGGTGCGGGTGTTTTCCTCGTTGTCGGTGGAAAGCACGAAGACGCATGGGTGCGACAATACGACGAACGCAACTTCGCCGACGTGGATGCAAGCATCGTCGCAACCTACATCATGCTCGCCATTCACAATGAGGGACTGCGCTCTACGTGGGTCGGACATTTCGATGCGCCAAAACTCAAGGAGGCATTCCCTCAGATGGCAGACTACGACCTCATCGCCATCTTCCCCATCGGCTATGCCACAGAGAAGGGCGTCCCCTCCCCGCGCCACACACAGCGTAAAGCTGCTGTGGAGCTGGTAGAGATATTGTAA
- a CDS encoding ankyrin repeat domain-containing protein — protein sequence MKKYMAVTLSAAVLGMGSTVLVSPTEAAGVFFADAPVVSPTVTAPTSAPGARPTIHIPGQITTPFVDRDLTTDENMFFLAIEKADYNTMQLMLDKGVDINAYYTKKGTTPLGRAMALNNRTTIQFLLERGADVQGYVFHRGENRTHSYLVEAADKGDLALVQYLHNWGADINGVSWDWGTGFFNALFTLGTSSDDMNIRRYLIAQGINVNYVTSEGGATPLINAAAKYISSGERQNLLKMLLDAGADPDVRNKSGKTAVDYCIEQNDLESARYIQTYQRQ from the coding sequence ATGAAGAAATATATGGCAGTGACCCTTTCGGCAGCTGTGCTGGGCATGGGAAGCACGGTACTCGTTTCTCCGACAGAGGCCGCGGGGGTCTTTTTTGCGGATGCTCCCGTGGTATCGCCTACGGTGACTGCGCCTACTTCGGCGCCCGGTGCACGTCCCACGATCCACATCCCCGGACAGATTACCACACCGTTTGTGGATCGCGACCTTACGACGGATGAAAATATGTTCTTCCTTGCCATCGAGAAGGCGGACTACAATACGATGCAGCTGATGCTCGACAAGGGCGTTGACATCAATGCCTACTACACAAAAAAAGGGACGACGCCGCTCGGGCGCGCCATGGCGCTCAACAACCGTACGACGATTCAGTTCCTTCTCGAGCGCGGCGCAGATGTGCAGGGCTATGTCTTTCATCGCGGAGAGAACCGCACGCACTCCTATCTGGTAGAAGCCGCCGATAAGGGAGATCTTGCACTTGTGCAGTATCTGCACAACTGGGGCGCGGACATCAATGGCGTTTCGTGGGATTGGGGAACGGGTTTTTTCAATGCTCTTTTTACGCTGGGTACGTCATCCGATGATATGAATATTCGGCGCTATCTCATTGCACAGGGAATCAATGTAAACTATGTGACGAGCGAGGGCGGTGCAACACCGCTCATCAATGCTGCGGCGAAGTATATTTCTTCAGGAGAGCGTCAGAACCTCCTCAAAATGCTGCTCGATGCAGGCGCGGATCCCGACGTTCGGAACAAGTCCGGAAAGACGGCGGTCGACTACTGCATTGAACAGAACGATCTCGAGAGTGCGCGTTATATCCAGACCTATCAGCGTCAGTAA
- the eno gene encoding phosphopyruvate hydratase: MRDYLRIAQVIGREIIDSRGNPTVEAEVVLEDGTIGRGASPSGASTGEFEALELRDGDKSKFGGKGVSKAVENVNEKIAPALIGIEASDIYAVDQAMFDVDGTKDKSKLGANAILAVSIAASDAAAKSEDIPLYRFLGGLQANVLPVPMMNILNGGAHASNSVDTQEFMIMPAGAPTFREALRWSTEVFHSLQSLLKKEGKTTAVGDEGGFAPDLDSDEDTIEHILKAIENAGYKPGTDFVLAMDAASSEWKDREKGKGFYHQPKSGKKFTSDELIKHWESLVDQFPIYSIEDGLDEEDWDGWKAMTKALGHKVQLVGDDLFVTNTERLKKGIELGAGNSILIKLNQIGSVSETLEAIKMAHKAGYTAVTSHRSGETEDTTIADLAVALNTGQIKTGAPSRSERVAKYNQLLRIEEELGSSAVYPGKRAFSFMK, encoded by the coding sequence ATGCGTGATTACTTAAGAATCGCTCAGGTTATCGGCCGTGAGATCATCGACTCACGTGGCAATCCGACCGTTGAGGCGGAGGTTGTGCTCGAGGACGGCACGATCGGCCGTGGTGCGTCCCCGTCGGGCGCGTCCACGGGTGAGTTCGAGGCGCTTGAGCTGCGTGACGGCGACAAGTCGAAGTTCGGCGGCAAGGGTGTCTCCAAGGCGGTTGAGAACGTAAACGAGAAGATTGCGCCCGCCCTCATCGGCATTGAGGCGAGCGACATCTATGCAGTCGATCAGGCGATGTTCGATGTGGACGGCACGAAGGATAAGTCCAAGCTCGGTGCGAATGCGATCCTCGCAGTCTCGATTGCGGCGTCGGATGCGGCGGCAAAGTCCGAGGATATCCCTCTCTATCGCTTCCTCGGCGGTCTGCAGGCGAACGTCCTGCCCGTACCGATGATGAACATCCTGAATGGCGGCGCACATGCGTCGAACTCCGTGGACACGCAGGAGTTCATGATTATGCCCGCAGGTGCTCCGACATTCCGCGAGGCGCTGCGCTGGTCGACCGAGGTCTTCCACTCCCTTCAGTCCCTCCTCAAGAAGGAAGGCAAGACGACGGCGGTCGGCGACGAGGGCGGTTTTGCGCCTGACCTCGACTCCGATGAGGACACGATCGAGCACATCCTCAAGGCGATTGAGAATGCCGGCTACAAGCCAGGCACGGATTTCGTCCTCGCGATGGATGCGGCGTCGTCCGAGTGGAAGGATCGCGAGAAGGGCAAGGGCTTCTACCATCAGCCGAAGTCCGGCAAGAAGTTCACGTCCGATGAGCTCATCAAGCATTGGGAGTCGCTCGTCGACCAGTTCCCGATCTACTCGATCGAGGACGGTCTTGATGAGGAGGACTGGGACGGCTGGAAGGCGATGACGAAGGCGCTCGGCCACAAGGTTCAGCTCGTTGGCGACGACCTCTTCGTCACGAATACGGAGCGTCTGAAGAAGGGCATCGAGCTCGGCGCAGGCAACTCCATCCTCATCAAGCTCAACCAGATCGGCTCTGTCTCCGAGACGCTCGAGGCGATCAAGATGGCGCACAAGGCTGGCTATACGGCGGTCACGTCGCATCGCTCGGGCGAGACCGAGGACACGACGATTGCCGACCTCGCTGTCGCACTCAACACGGGGCAGATCAAGACGGGTGCACCGTCCCGCTCCGAGCGCGTTGCGAAGTACAACCAGCTTCTCCGCATCGAGGAAGAGCTCGGCAGCAGTGCGGTCTATCCGGGCAAGCGCGCGTTCAGCTTCATGAAGTAA